One part of the Arabidopsis thaliana chromosome 1 sequence genome encodes these proteins:
- a CDS encoding Disease resistance protein (TIR-NBS-LRR class) family (Disease resistance protein (TIR-NBS-LRR class) family; FUNCTIONS IN: transmembrane receptor activity, nucleoside-triphosphatase activity, nucleotide binding, ATP binding; INVOLVED IN: signal transduction, apoptosis, defense response, innate immune response; LOCATED IN: intrinsic to membrane; EXPRESSED IN: 6 plant structures; EXPRESSED DURING: 6 growth stages; CONTAINS InterPro DOMAIN/s: ATPase, AAA+ type, core (InterPro:IPR003593), NB-ARC (InterPro:IPR002182), Disease resistance protein (InterPro:IPR000767), Toll-Interleukin receptor (InterPro:IPR000157); BEST Arabidopsis thaliana protein match is: disease resistance protein (TIR-NBS-LRR class) family (TAIR:AT5G46260.1); Has 30201 Blast hits to 17322 proteins in 780 species: Archae - 12; Bacteria - 1396; Metazoa - 17338; Fungi - 3422; Plants - 5037; Viruses - 0; Other Eukaryotes - 2996 (source: NCBI BLink).) — protein MASSSSSHNWLYDVFLSFRGEDVRVTFRSHFLKELDRKLITAFRDNEIERSHSLWPDLEQAIKESRIAVVVFSKNYASSSWCLNELLEIVNCNDKIVIPVFYHVDPSQVRHQIGDFGKIFENTCKRQTDEEVKNQWKKALTLVANMLGFDSAKWNDEAKMIEEIANDVLGKLLLTTPKDSEELVGIEDHIAEMSLLLQLESKEVRMVGISGSSGIGKTTIARALFKRLSRHFQGSTFIDRAFVSYSRNIYSGANPDDPNMKLQLQGHFLSEILGKKDIKIDDPAALEERLKHQKVLIIIDDLDDIMVLDTLVGQTQWFGYGSRIIVVTNDKHFLIAHGIDHIYEVSFPTDVHACQMLCQSAFKQNYAPKGFEDLVVDVVRHAGNFPLGLNLLGKYLRRRDMEYWMDMLPRLENSLRIDGKIEKILRISYDGLESEDQEIFRHIACLFNHMEVTTIKSLLADSDVSFALENLADKSLIHVRQGYVVMHRSLQEMGRKIVRIQSIDKPGEREFLVDPNDIHDILNACTGTQKVLGISLDIRNIRELDVHERAFKGMSNLRFLEIKNFGLKEDGLHLPPSFDYLPRTLKLLCWSKFPMRCMPFGFRPENLVKLEMQYSKLHKLWEGVAPLTCLKEMDLHGSSNLKVIPDLSEATNLEILNLKFCESLVELPSSIRNLNKLLNLDMLNCKSLKILPTGFNLKSLDRLNLYHCSKLKTFPKFSTNISVLNLNLTNIEDFPSNLHLENLVEFRISKEESDEKQWEEEKPLTPFLAMMLSPTLTSLHLENLPSLVELTSSFQNLNQLKDLIIINCINLETLPTGINLQSLDYLCFSGCSQLRSFPEISTNISVLYLDETAIEEVPWWIEKFSNLTELSMNSCSRLKCVFLHMSKLKHLKEALFRNCGTLTRVELSGYPSGMEVMKADNIDTASSSLPKVVLSFLDCFNLDPETVLHHQESIIFNYMLFTGKEEVPSYFTYRTTGSSSLTIPILHVHLSQPFFRFRIGALVTNKEEPVELEVKCEFKDRFGNNFDYDIYFEVNKDRYYGEDCYNIAILDCRIPLNEDNAALAQRNYYDHVDIKIEQLDKRYSDIEQWGIRLLEDCSSAETRLDNYSNSTLPHVSEAEEGNKGYTPLQGLVNEIEHSEEPGDINVETERSTKRMRLYHFI, from the exons atggcttcgtcatcttcttctcacaATTGGTTATATGATGTTTTCTTGAGCTTCAGAGGGGAAGACGTCCGCGTAACATTCCGTAGCCACTTTCTCAAAGAGCTTGATCGGAAACTAATCACTGCTTTCAGAGACAATGAGATCGAGAGAAGCCACTCTCTCTGGCCCGATCTTGAACAAGCCATCAAGGAATCCAGGATCGCTGTGGTCGTTTTCTCAAAAAACTACGCTTCATCGAGCTGGTGTCTTAACGAGTTGCTGGAGATTGTAAACTGCAATGATAAAATTGTCATACCAGTTTTCTACCATGTGGATCCTTCCCAAGTGAGGCATCAAATCGGCGACTTCGGAAAGATCTTTGAAAATACTTGCAAGAGACAAACAGATGAGGAAGTGAAAAATCAATGGAAGAAAGCGTTGACTCTTGTAGCGAATATGCTTGGATTTGACTCTGCCAAatg GAACGACGAAGCAAAAATGATTGAAGAAATAGCCAATGATGTTTTGGGTAAACTGCTTTTAACTACACCCAAGGATTCTGAGGAACTTGTTGGCATCGAAGATCACATCGCTGAAATGAGTTTACTGCTGCAACTGGAATCTAAAGAAGTGAGAATGGTTGGTATATCGGGTTCCTCAGGGATTGGTAAGACTACCATTGCAAGAGCTCTGTTTAAACGACTTTCTCGACATTTCCAAGGTAGCACTTTCATCGACAGGGCTTTTGTATCTTATAGTCGGAATATTTATAGTGGCGCCAATCCGGACGACCCCAATATGAAGTTGCAGCTACAAGGACACTTCCTATCTGAAATTCTCGGGAAAAAAGACATAAAGATAGATGATCCAGCTGCATTGGAAGAGAGGCTAAAGCACCAAAAAGTTCTTATCATTATTGATGATTTGGATGATATAATGGTACTAGATACATTAGTGGGTCAAACTCAATGGTTTGGATATGGGAGCAGAATCATTGTGGTTACAAATGATAAGCACTTCTTGATTGCTCATGGAATTGATCATATTTATGAAGTAAGTTTCCCAACTGATGTGCATGCTTGTCAGATGTTATGTCAATCTGCATTCAAGCAAAACTATGCTCCTAAAGGTTTTGAGGATCTTGTAGTTGATGTAGTAAGACATGCGGGCAATTTTCCTTTGGGTCTTAATCTTTTGGGTAAATATTTGCGGAGGAGGGATATGGAATACTGGATGGATATGCTGCCAAGGCTTGAGAATAGTCTACGTATAGACggtaaaattgaaaaaatactAAGAATCAGCTATGATGGGTTAGAGAGTGAAGATCAAGAGATATTTCGTCATATCGCATGTCTTTTCAATCATATGGAAGTCACAACCATCAAGTCCTTGCTGGCAGATAGTGATGTTAGTTTTGCACTAGAAAACCTAGCTGATAAGTCCCTCATTCATGTCAGACAAGGTTATGTGGTGATGCACCGTTCGCTACAAGAAATGGGTAGAAAAATTGTTCGCATTCAGTCCATTGACAAACCTGGAGAACGAGAATTTCTGGTGGATCCAAATGATATACATGATATACTCAATGCATGCACt GGTACTCAAAAGGTTTTAGGTATATCACTGGATATAAGGAATATTCGTGAGTTGGATGTACATGAGAGGGCCTTCAAAGGGATGTCTAATCTCCGTTTCTTAGAAATTAAGAACTTTGGTTTGAAAGAAGACGGTTTGCATTTACCTCCAAGTTTCGACTATTTGCCCCGTACACTCAAACTATTGTGCTGGTCCAAATTTCCAATGAGGTGTATGCCTTTTGGTTTTCGTCCTGAAAACCTTGTCAAGCTCGAAATGCAGTACAGCAAGCTACATAAGCTATGGGAAGGAGTTGCG CCACTTACATGTCTAAAGGAAATGGATCTGCACGGATCATCAAACCTGAAAGTAATTCCAGATCTTTCTGAAGCTACTAATCTCGAGATACTTAATCTTAAGTTTTGCGAGAGTTTGGTCGAGCTCCCGTCCTCTATACGAAATCTCAATAAACTGTTGAACTTGGACATGCTAAACTGCAAAAGTCTGAAAATTCTTCCTACCGGATTCAACCTCAAATCTCTTGACCGCCTCAATCTCTATCATTGCTCAAAGTTGAAGACTTTTCCCAAATTCTCAACCAACATCTCAGTTCTCAATCTAAATCTAACAAACATTGAAGATTTCCCTTCTAATTTACATCTCGAGAATCttgttgagtttagaatatcaaaagaagagagtgatgaGAAACAatgggaagaagagaag CCGCTTACGCCCTTCCTGGCGATGATGTTGTCTCCCACTTTGACGAGCTTGCATCTCGAGAATCTCCCAAGTTTGGTGGAGCTTACTTCCTCATTTCAGAATCTCAATCAACTGAAGGACTTGATCATAATAAACTGCATAAATCTGGAGACTCTGCCCACCGGAATCAACCTCCAATCTCTTGATTACCTTTGTTTCAGTGGATGCTCACAGTTGAGGAGCTTTCCTGAAATCTCAACCAACATCTCAGTGCTCTATCTAGACGAAACAGCGATTGAAGAGGTTCCTTGGTGGATCGAGAAATTCTCTAACCTCACTGAGCTAAGCATGAACAGTTGCAGCAGGCTAAAATGTGTGTTCCTACACATGTCTAAACTGAAACATCTTAAGGAAGCTTTGTTTCGAAATTGTGGTACATTGACCAGAGTTGAATTGAGTGGATATCCAAGTGGGATGGAGGTGATGAAAGCAGACAATATTGACACAgcctcctcttctcttcctaaAGTCGTACTCAGTTTCTTGGACTGCTTCAACTTGGATCCAGAAACTGTCCTTCATCACCAAgaatcaattattttcaacTACATGTTATTTACAGGGAAAGAAGAAGTGCCATCATATTTCACTTACCGTACTACTGGAAGCTCCTCTCTGACCATTCCTATACTTCACGTCCATCTCTCCCAACCATTCTTCAGATTTAGGATTGGCGCATTGGTAACTAATAAGGAGGAGCCAGTAGAGCTCGAGGTAAAATGTGAGTTCAAAGACAGATTTGGGAACAACTTTGATTATGACATTTATTTCGAAGTTAATAAAGATAGATATTATGGGGAGGATTGCTATAATATAGCTATATTGGACTGTCGTATCCCTCTAAACGAAGATAATGCTGCTCTAGCTCAACGGAACTACTACGATCATGTGGATATAAAGATTGAGCAATTAGACAAAAGATATAGTGATATTGAACAATGGGGTATACGACTCTTAGAGGACTGTTCATCAGCGGAGACTCGACTTGATAATTATTCAAACAGTACTCTTCCACATGTTTCTGAAGCCGAAGAAGGTAATAAAGGGTATACACCTCTTCAAGGACTTGTTAATGAGATTGAACACAGTGAAGAGCCTGGAGATATCAATGTAGAAACTGAGAGAAGCACGAAGCGCATGCGG CTATATCACTTCATATAA
- a CDS encoding F-box associated ubiquitination effector family protein (F-box associated ubiquitination effector family protein; FUNCTIONS IN: molecular_function unknown; INVOLVED IN: biological_process unknown; LOCATED IN: endomembrane system; CONTAINS InterPro DOMAIN/s: F-box associated domain, type 1 (InterPro:IPR006527), F-box associated interaction domain (InterPro:IPR017451); BEST Arabidopsis thaliana protein match is: F-box and associated interaction domains-containing protein (TAIR:AT1G11620.1); Has 678 Blast hits to 672 proteins in 14 species: Archae - 0; Bacteria - 0; Metazoa - 0; Fungi - 0; Plants - 678; Viruses - 0; Other Eukaryotes - 0 (source: NCBI BLink).), whose product MSHMHGLEPIFTVFNYVPATVSPLCSTISCIGMDFNNKPSLNFQVFKPLSSSDLLEHNMFHCDGLLLMVMGTKILVSNPLLKEARWIKCGYSFEFDHSIDAYGLGYISNESPSGCNDYKMVRFRCPNNLSVEIYDFKSDCWKVVVVDKTFHGFFRLPLSSVCIGGTPYWIGYNIYGTVSIQSFDFSKERFETLFESLHHSSIGIQWKDSLSLGIFRGDHLSLLREPHLAVSIAQLPKFPIYPSHFIENNECPKVECYSSMESSIGGPGCYYICPKLTSGSRLFEVIKRKKNKRAPIHCYELNGYLLSCL is encoded by the exons ATGTCTCACATGCATGGTCTTGAACCGATATTCACAGTCTTCAATTACGTTCCGGCCACAGTTTCTCCATTGTGCTCAACAATTTCTTGTATCGGTATGGATTTCAACAACAAACCTAGTTTAAATTTTCAGGTTTTTAAACCGCTTTCATCTTCGGATTTATTGGAGCACAACATGTTTCATTGTGATGGTCTATTGCTAATGGTCATGGgaaccaaaattttagtttccaATCCGTTGTTGAAAGAAGCAAGATGGATCAAATGTGGCTATAGCTTTGAGTTTGACCATTCCATCGATGCATATGGTCTTGGATACATTAGTAACGAGTCACCAAGTGGTTGTAATGATTACAAAATGGTTAGGTTTCGGTGTCCTAATAATTTAAGTGTTGAAATCTACGATTTCAAATCTGATTGTTGgaaggttgttgttgttgataaaaCCTTCCATGGGTTCTTTCGACTACCATTGTCAAGTGTGTGTATAGGAGGAACTCCTTATTGGATAGGTTATAATATCTACGGTACCGTTTCGATACAAAGTTTCGATTTctcaaaagagagatttgagacCTTGTTCGAGTCTCTTCATCACTCATCCATCGGGATCCAGTGGAAagattctctttctttaggGATTTTCCGTGGAGatcatctttctttgttacGTGAACCGCACTTAGCAG TTTCTATAGCTCAACTTCCCAAGTTTCCAATATATCCAAGTCACTTCATTGAGAACAATG AATGCCCGAAAGTTGAATGTTACTCTTCTATGGAGTCTTCAATTGGTGGTCCTGGTTGCTACTATATATGTCCCAAGCTTACTTCCGGTTCCAGGCTTTTCGAGGTAattaagaggaagaagaataagcgTGCTCCGATCCATTGCTACGAGTTAAATGGTTATCTTCTTTCATGTTTATAA
- a CDS encoding uncharacterized protein (unknown protein; Has 2 Blast hits to 2 proteins in 1 species: Archae - 0; Bacteria - 0; Metazoa - 0; Fungi - 0; Plants - 2; Viruses - 0; Other Eukaryotes - 0 (source: NCBI BLink).) produces the protein MTLAACMQEADQLQHWREKCWRPFFRVDEEILNIHNEQLGINEDHLHGAQSIHVASNIRARKVFEFPYLQTSMKPEDAGVDAILSKFNIMIYSYKDAAYPFRMVPPIVYAHLAILRVNAGDLTSSDTWRLYM, from the exons ATGACTCTTGCGGCTTGCATGCAAGAAGCTGACCAGCTTCAACACTGGAGAGAGAAATG TTGGCGACCATTCTTTAGAGTTGACGAAGAGATTTTGAACATCCATAATGAGCAGCTTGGGATTAATGAAGATCATCTCCATGGAGCTCAAAG tATACATGTTGCATCAAACATTCGAGCAAGAAAAGTCTTCGAGTTCCCTTATCTTCAGACGTCCATGAAGCCAGAAGATGCTGGTGTGGATGCTATTCTCTCAAAGTTCAATATCATGATCTATAGCTACAAAGATGCTGCATACCCCTTTAGGATGGTACCTCCCATTGTTTACGCTCACCTCGCCATTCTCCGAGTAAACGCCGGAGACCTCACTAGCAGTGATACATGGCGTTTATATATGTAG
- a CDS encoding DNAse I-like superfamily protein (DNAse I-like superfamily protein; CONTAINS InterPro DOMAIN/s: Endonuclease/exonuclease/phosphatase (InterPro:IPR005135); BEST Arabidopsis thaliana protein match is: DNAse I-like superfamily protein (TAIR:AT1G31500.1); Has 994 Blast hits to 990 proteins in 191 species: Archae - 0; Bacteria - 2; Metazoa - 479; Fungi - 209; Plants - 187; Viruses - 0; Other Eukaryotes - 117 (source: NCBI BLink).): MASSSLMYVSPPESILWEKRSKAILDNIKNFEADFICLQEVDEYHSFFDRNMEAQGYSGIPIENKEGYECAIFFKPKFAEFITYQTTRIQGYTKYENLCVAPSSSTVSSESSDVVNAEELSVVMVAFKILKPFNHVVIIASSHLKSGKPDRWDDLKLAQVKTLMTELASFKEIISALTNCSPSVILAGDFNSKPYVHKYINSDNIPSDIDLRSVYEFTKGEPRFTNNVPGFAETLDYMFYTHSEIISPVKLLDSPDEVDFLPNEIHPSDHLPIGVEFEINRNI; the protein is encoded by the exons ATGGCGTCGTCGTCTCTCATGTATGTCTCTCCTCCAGAGTCTATCCT GTGGGAGAAACGTTCGAAGGCGATTCTTGATAATATAAAGAATTTTGAAGCTGATTTCATCTGTCTACAA GAAGTAGACGAGTACCATAGTTTTTTCGATAGAAACATGGAAGCTCAAGGATACTCTGGAATTCctattgaaaataaagaaggCTATGAATGCGCAATCTTTTTCAAGCCCaaatt TGCAGAGTTCATTACATACCAAACAACCAGAATCCAAGGATACACCAAATATGAAAACCTTTGCGTGGCGCCGAGTAGTAGTACCGTAAGTAGTGAGTCTAGTGACGTTGTTAACGCTGAAGAGCTTTCTGTGGTAATGGTAGCGTTCAagattttaaaaccatttaatCATGTCGTTATTATTGCAAGCTCTCATTTAAAATCCGg GAAACCTGATCGATGGGATGATTTAAAGCTAGCTCAAGTCAAGACTCTAATGACTGAATTAGCCTCGTTCAAGGAGATTATATCAGCGCTAACAAATTGCAGTCCATCGGTGATCCTTGCTGGTGACTTCAATTCGAAACCCTAC GTgcataaatacataaattcaGACAATATACCGTCTGATATTGATCTACGAAGTGTGTATGAATTTACGAAAGGAGAGCCAAGGTTCACAAATAATGTGCCAGGGTTTGCTGAAACACTCGATTACATGTTCTACACGCATTCTGAAATTATTTCTCCTGTGAAGCTCCTGGATTCGCCGGACGAAGTCGATTTCTTACCCAATGAAATTCATCCGAGTGATCATTTACCCATCGGCGTTGAGTTTGAGATCAACCGAAACATATAG
- a CDS encoding Disease resistance protein (TIR-NBS-LRR class) family (Disease resistance protein (TIR-NBS-LRR class) family; FUNCTIONS IN: transmembrane receptor activity, nucleoside-triphosphatase activity, nucleotide binding, ATP binding; INVOLVED IN: signal transduction, defense response, apoptosis, innate immune response; LOCATED IN: intrinsic to membrane; EXPRESSED IN: 6 plant structures; EXPRESSED DURING: 6 growth stages; CONTAINS InterPro DOMAIN/s: ATPase, AAA+ type, core (InterPro:IPR003593), NB-ARC (InterPro:IPR002182), Toll-Interleukin receptor (InterPro:IPR000157), Disease resistance protein (InterPro:IPR000767); BEST Arabidopsis thaliana protein match is: Disease resistance protein (TIR-NBS-LRR class) family (TAIR:AT5G46490.2); Has 15614 Blast hits to 11830 proteins in 459 species: Archae - 10; Bacteria - 472; Metazoa - 602; Fungi - 34; Plants - 14221; Viruses - 12; Other Eukaryotes - 263 (source: NCBI BLink).): MASSSSSHNWLYDVFLSFRGEDVRVTFRSHFLKELDRKLITAFRDNEIERSHSLWPDLEQAIKESRIAVVVFSKNYASSSWCLNELLEIVNCNDKIVIPVFYHVDPSQVRHQIGDFGKIFENTCKRQTDEEVKNQWKKALTLVANMLGFDSAKWNDEAKMIEEIANDVLGKLLLTTPKDSEELVGIEDHIAEMSLLLQLESKEVRMVGISGSSGIGKTTIARALFKRLSRHFQGSTFIDRAFVSYSRNIYSGANPDDPNMKLQLQGHFLSEILGKKDIKIDDPAALEERLKHQKVLIIIDDLDDIMVLDTLVGQTQWFGYGSRIIVVTNDKHFLIAHGIDHIYEVSFPTDVHACQMLCQSAFKQNYAPKGFEDLVVDVVRHAGNFPLGLNLLGKYLRRRDMEYWMDMLPRLENSLRIDGKIEKILRISYDGLESEDQEIFRHIACLFNHMEVTTIKSLLADSDVSFALENLADKSLIHVRQGYVVMHRSLQEMGRKIVRIQSIDKPGEREFLVDPNDIHDILNACTGTQKVLGISLDIRNIRELDVHERAFKGMSNLRFLEIKNFGLKEDGLHLPPSFDYLPRTLKLLCWSKFPMRCMPFGFRPENLVKLEMQYSKLHKLWEGVAPLTCLKEMDLHGSSNLKVIPDLSEATNLEILNLKFCESLVELPSSIRNLNKLLNLDMLNCKSLKILPTGFNLKSLDRLNLYHCSKLKTFPKFSTNISVLNLNLTNIEDFPSNLHLENLVEFRISKEESDEKQWEEEKVSSSTLNIISKLFP; encoded by the exons atggcttcgtcatcttcttctcacaATTGGTTATATGATGTTTTCTTGAGCTTCAGAGGGGAAGACGTCCGCGTAACATTCCGTAGCCACTTTCTCAAAGAGCTTGATCGGAAACTAATCACTGCTTTCAGAGACAATGAGATCGAGAGAAGCCACTCTCTCTGGCCCGATCTTGAACAAGCCATCAAGGAATCCAGGATCGCTGTGGTCGTTTTCTCAAAAAACTACGCTTCATCGAGCTGGTGTCTTAACGAGTTGCTGGAGATTGTAAACTGCAATGATAAAATTGTCATACCAGTTTTCTACCATGTGGATCCTTCCCAAGTGAGGCATCAAATCGGCGACTTCGGAAAGATCTTTGAAAATACTTGCAAGAGACAAACAGATGAGGAAGTGAAAAATCAATGGAAGAAAGCGTTGACTCTTGTAGCGAATATGCTTGGATTTGACTCTGCCAAatg GAACGACGAAGCAAAAATGATTGAAGAAATAGCCAATGATGTTTTGGGTAAACTGCTTTTAACTACACCCAAGGATTCTGAGGAACTTGTTGGCATCGAAGATCACATCGCTGAAATGAGTTTACTGCTGCAACTGGAATCTAAAGAAGTGAGAATGGTTGGTATATCGGGTTCCTCAGGGATTGGTAAGACTACCATTGCAAGAGCTCTGTTTAAACGACTTTCTCGACATTTCCAAGGTAGCACTTTCATCGACAGGGCTTTTGTATCTTATAGTCGGAATATTTATAGTGGCGCCAATCCGGACGACCCCAATATGAAGTTGCAGCTACAAGGACACTTCCTATCTGAAATTCTCGGGAAAAAAGACATAAAGATAGATGATCCAGCTGCATTGGAAGAGAGGCTAAAGCACCAAAAAGTTCTTATCATTATTGATGATTTGGATGATATAATGGTACTAGATACATTAGTGGGTCAAACTCAATGGTTTGGATATGGGAGCAGAATCATTGTGGTTACAAATGATAAGCACTTCTTGATTGCTCATGGAATTGATCATATTTATGAAGTAAGTTTCCCAACTGATGTGCATGCTTGTCAGATGTTATGTCAATCTGCATTCAAGCAAAACTATGCTCCTAAAGGTTTTGAGGATCTTGTAGTTGATGTAGTAAGACATGCGGGCAATTTTCCTTTGGGTCTTAATCTTTTGGGTAAATATTTGCGGAGGAGGGATATGGAATACTGGATGGATATGCTGCCAAGGCTTGAGAATAGTCTACGTATAGACggtaaaattgaaaaaatactAAGAATCAGCTATGATGGGTTAGAGAGTGAAGATCAAGAGATATTTCGTCATATCGCATGTCTTTTCAATCATATGGAAGTCACAACCATCAAGTCCTTGCTGGCAGATAGTGATGTTAGTTTTGCACTAGAAAACCTAGCTGATAAGTCCCTCATTCATGTCAGACAAGGTTATGTGGTGATGCACCGTTCGCTACAAGAAATGGGTAGAAAAATTGTTCGCATTCAGTCCATTGACAAACCTGGAGAACGAGAATTTCTGGTGGATCCAAATGATATACATGATATACTCAATGCATGCACt GGTACTCAAAAGGTTTTAGGTATATCACTGGATATAAGGAATATTCGTGAGTTGGATGTACATGAGAGGGCCTTCAAAGGGATGTCTAATCTCCGTTTCTTAGAAATTAAGAACTTTGGTTTGAAAGAAGACGGTTTGCATTTACCTCCAAGTTTCGACTATTTGCCCCGTACACTCAAACTATTGTGCTGGTCCAAATTTCCAATGAGGTGTATGCCTTTTGGTTTTCGTCCTGAAAACCTTGTCAAGCTCGAAATGCAGTACAGCAAGCTACATAAGCTATGGGAAGGAGTTGCG CCACTTACATGTCTAAAGGAAATGGATCTGCACGGATCATCAAACCTGAAAGTAATTCCAGATCTTTCTGAAGCTACTAATCTCGAGATACTTAATCTTAAGTTTTGCGAGAGTTTGGTCGAGCTCCCGTCCTCTATACGAAATCTCAATAAACTGTTGAACTTGGACATGCTAAACTGCAAAAGTCTGAAAATTCTTCCTACCGGATTCAACCTCAAATCTCTTGACCGCCTCAATCTCTATCATTGCTCAAAGTTGAAGACTTTTCCCAAATTCTCAACCAACATCTCAGTTCTCAATCTAAATCTAACAAACATTGAAGATTTCCCTTCTAATTTACATCTCGAGAATCttgttgagtttagaatatcaaaagaagagagtgatgaGAAACAatgggaagaagagaaggtaaGTAGTTCTACACTTAACATTATCTCCAAACTCTTTCCCTAA